The Cygnus atratus isolate AKBS03 ecotype Queensland, Australia chromosome 16, CAtr_DNAZoo_HiC_assembly, whole genome shotgun sequence genome contains the following window.
ATGTAATCCTGAAAAGGCACTGTAGTGAAAAGCAATAGGACTCTTCTCCCCAGAGCATCCGTCGTTAGTCTAGCCCCACAGCAGTAACATCCAGCTGAAGCTCCCCAGCATATGATTGAGCTAGAACACAGTTTTGTACTCAGATCATAACTTCAAGGGGCGTAACAATGGAAATTGATACAGCACAATGCAAAACACAGCTCTGACACCTGGAGAAATTGCATGCCGGTCTTTGCATTACATTCAAAGAGATCCAATTCAAACAGTGCTTTGTGACCAACCAGGGACAATCATATTGGGACAGTAACCATCCACATAAACTACGTGCAAAGCAAGCATATTTGGAGAGGAACAGTGGCCTTTTCAAACACTGCCCCCATTTGGCAAAATCTGTGGTTCACCTCAAAAAGTCCTTTGGAAGTAACAAAGGAGAGTTGGTTTCCAGGACACGCAGCAGAATGGCTAGCTGACATACCAGAGATACAGAGAGACTCAATGTATTTGGTGTACCCTGATGACAGCTCAAGAAAATTCCTGTGATAGCATGAGCACCAAAAGGAAACTGCAAACACTCATCCCTGAACAGAACACAGCCTAAGAACTGCCCAATCAGCCTCCCACTGCTCAtctgctatttaaaaacagctttcatcCATTGTGGCATGGTGGTCAGGTTGTAGGCTATACAACTGCTTTGGCCTTGCCCTGCAACCCTGTTCCACTGACAGCAGCCTGTTAATTAATACCTGATAGCGTTCCTGTTGTGCTGTTGAAACAGATGCATCACCCTcccaaacaaacaggaaaaagaaccAGACTCACCAAGTTTTGTTCACAGAGGCCGTGGAATTGCTGGAACTTCTGTGACATTAGTAGCTGTGCACTGCCCACTGCACTCAGGACTTTTCCTAAGACTGCAgtagtggggggaaaaaaaggacctCAATTGAACAGACCATCAAACAGAGCAACAAATTCAAGTGTTTCTGGAGCAAGAAACACTCTTGAGTCATTAGGAGTTTCAGAGATCCCCAAGGAACTAACTGTTCTCAGATACAGAAGCTGCACTGAAACTGCAGTCTGTTATTGGCTTTGCAATCTATTATTGCTCCTTCTAGAGCAGGCCAAAAGCAGGCCAACAGACCGAGATCGTTGCATCAGAGCTTGCGGGAAGTTCTTTAAGCAGGCTTCAGCCCATCAAACAAGCCACAAGCACCACCTCAGTGAGTAGATCTGCTGGCACCTGCTTCACAAATCATTACCTGCTCTTCTGGTCGCGTACAAGGCAAAGATGGCAAGGGGCAGGAAAACTGTCTCTGATCTCCATTTACCAGAAGGAATTCAAATACTGACTGGCAAGGGTTTTTAATATCCAGGACTTTATGCTGCTCTTAGTGAGTCTCCAAGAAACCTTTGAGTATAGCAACATTCTTCTGCTCTGTAATGGAAGAACACTGAATACGGGCTTTTCCATTCCAAAGGCAGGGTTGAGAGGCCCACAGCGTGTGCAAATACATCATGAAAAgggatgaaatgttttttctcctccctggcCTGCTGCAGCATCTACTGAATTGGTTCTGAATGTTTATAGATCTGTGCTTGGCCAGACAGCCGTAAGCTGGGCTTTCTTTATATACACTACGTTCTCTGTTACAGAATCTGCTAGGAGATTGCTCTTAAGGTCAGTCTCCCTGTCTTTTCTTGACAGGGCGACCTGATACACCCCACCCCCTTGAGGCAACCAGAACCCTGGCACTGCCTGTCCAGCTTGGCAGCCAGTGCAGCATCGCTGCGCAATAGGATTAGAGATTagttgtccccccccccctccccaagcagTGACAGCGAGCTATAACCAAATCTCATCATCGTTTCAACTTTCTCAGATATTTACAGGCCCCAAAGATCATGGCCCCTGTAGCCTAGTTACCCGCTTTTGTCACTCTGTATGCATCTAGGCATGATTTTAATTGTAAACAGTACAATTTTTGccaactcattttaaaataatgaaacaagcCCAACTGGGCTGAACCCAATAAAGTCAAGTGGCCTTATGTTTCCTGTACATGTACTTTTGGTGTATTTAGTGTGAACTCATTAAAGTGCTCCTGTATGAAGAAACCTCCTCTTTGCTGTTAAGACAAGCCCAATGAGGCAGGCTCAGCAGTCACAGTTCCTTCTGCGCCACCACCAAGTAAACTTTCACCTGTCCACTCAACTACAACAGGTTAGGCAGGGACAAAGATCTCACAGCCTCCCTAAAAGCTATTTAGTCAAGCTTTCAGCTGTTTTGACTTGTCAGTGGATGATGGCAGCTTATGAAGTCTTCTCTGCTGCATCTTAGTATTATTTCTCACCCGATCTGCTAGAGAAAGTTGCCTTATCCTTTCCTATCCTTTTCAAGGACAGACTGCTTCTTGTCCCACCCTCACCTCCAGGTTTCGCCATTACCCTGTGGGTAATCAGTCATCTAACCACAGAAAGCTAAACCAATACTTGGCTTTAATTCTTTCTCAAAGGAAGAGCTGCTAGGCTGCTCCAGTTTAGCATCCAGAGGCTGGCAGCACCTACCTTCTTCAGAGAGATTGTTCTCTTTGGTCTCCTGGTCCATCTGGCGGCACCAGCCTTCTAAACGTTCTGTTTCTGCCTGAAGCAGCTTCAGAAACCAGTACCCATCCCGCCGGCAGGCTCCTGGCTGTATGGGTTCTGATGGCGAGGTGGAGGATGTCTCAAGCCAAGGgtcaggaggagggagagaggaaggttCCAGGGCTGGGTCACTGTTATCTCCATAGGAGAGGTTTCTCTTCATCTGTGAGGGCTTGGCTGGTTGCCTGGTACTGGTATCAACACTAACAGAGTTGTTGTGTTGGGGGCACTCAGCAACACCTCTCTCAGATGATTTACAGCTAGAGTTATTAGGTTCCTGCGTGTCAGAGTCTGTGTCCTGTTTGGAGGACATACTGCGAGAGTGGCTGTTTCTAGAGAGATCAGAACCAAACGCATTAAATAGCAGAACACAACGGGGCTGGCTGCACACACCAACaatgaaatgcatttgcttattaaggctgcagctgagctttCCCCCGCCCCTCCTCACACATGAACACACACCACACATTCAGACAGACAGAATTATAAGGTTGCCTGCTTACTGCAATAGGCCATTCAGATGAGAGGACTGATGCACATCTATAATTACATCTTggactttttatttcaaactccCATTGATTTGGCTGTTTACAGAACAAGTGCTGTTTTCAGCGGTGtgtgctgcagaggaagagctCTCCATGGGCCCCCATTCTACCCCACTCACATTAGA
Protein-coding sequences here:
- the DLGAP4 gene encoding disks large-associated protein 4 isoform X6: MSSKQDTDSDTQEPNNSSCKSSERGVAECPQHNNSVSVDTSTRQPAKPSQMKRNLSYGDNSDPALEPSSLPPPDPWLETSSTSPSEPIQPGACRRDGYWFLKLLQAETERLEGWCRQMDQETKENNLSEEVLGKVLSAVGSAQLLMSQKFQQFHGLCEQNLNPNANPRPTAQDLAGFWDLLQLSIEDISMKFDELYHLKANSWQLAETPERKEEKKPPPPVPKKPAKSKSQLNRDRASDSDKQRQEARKRLMAAKRAASVRQNSATESADSIEIYVPEAQTRL